Proteins from one Algicella marina genomic window:
- a CDS encoding TadG family pilus assembly protein yields MFDFLARRAARTLVEEDGWVTMQSIFWTIILLATGGLSVDVAQAWRIQTMLQAAADAATHAAATAMIRNDDSVIDGLDPTEVALQRVKANLDSPQMANIALASDVQFGRWDQETGAFDTDDADPDAVRVTLRRTSNRDNPVPTYFLHFGGLDYWNVSASSTARVFESDRARCEDPILTTRTRVDVENTNLFLGVCIKAQVDAQVAQNGAWIPEHVVGLINSGLLTSLPTNVLNTEVASLTFGGFLGGVVDIITDPLTAILSTEAELSASLADAVAQADAVISLQDLSFADVAANQSLHVTCRADEVLMIPADVALPGVTLFSDCPVKVAQDARISSTIIISNLWSILDAELPNGLPHALALNSRNTCGPGDGVRILVFVDIAAAAQIDVFNIAPLTYVLASAEIGRETHGSGGGNLGLDLEVAGGLLTDLLLEDLGGLCLGANFMLETKAVALAH; encoded by the coding sequence ATGTTCGATTTCCTCGCCCGTCGCGCGGCCCGCACCCTCGTGGAAGAGGATGGCTGGGTCACGATGCAAAGCATCTTCTGGACCATCATATTACTTGCAACCGGTGGTCTCTCGGTCGATGTCGCCCAGGCATGGCGCATTCAGACCATGCTTCAGGCCGCCGCCGATGCCGCCACCCACGCAGCAGCTACAGCCATGATTCGCAACGATGATTCAGTCATCGACGGCCTCGACCCAACCGAAGTGGCCCTCCAGCGCGTCAAAGCCAACCTCGACAGCCCCCAAATGGCCAACATCGCCCTCGCCAGCGACGTACAGTTCGGCCGCTGGGATCAGGAAACAGGCGCATTCGACACCGACGACGCCGATCCCGATGCTGTCCGGGTAACCCTCCGCCGGACGTCCAACCGCGATAACCCCGTGCCAACCTACTTCCTTCACTTCGGCGGTCTGGACTACTGGAACGTATCCGCCAGTTCTACCGCCCGAGTATTCGAATCGGATCGCGCCAGATGTGAAGACCCGATCCTCACGACCCGCACCCGCGTCGATGTCGAAAACACCAATCTTTTCTTGGGCGTATGCATCAAGGCACAAGTCGATGCACAGGTTGCGCAAAACGGCGCATGGATACCAGAGCACGTTGTCGGCCTCATAAATAGCGGCTTGCTGACCTCCTTGCCAACGAATGTTCTCAATACCGAAGTGGCCTCACTGACGTTTGGCGGCTTCCTCGGAGGTGTCGTCGATATCATCACGGATCCATTGACTGCCATCCTGTCGACCGAAGCCGAACTCAGTGCAAGCCTTGCAGATGCTGTTGCTCAGGCAGACGCCGTCATTTCACTGCAAGACCTGAGCTTTGCCGATGTCGCAGCCAATCAATCTCTGCACGTAACATGCAGGGCGGATGAAGTTCTGATGATCCCGGCCGATGTCGCGCTTCCCGGCGTGACCCTTTTCAGCGATTGCCCAGTGAAGGTGGCACAGGACGCTCGGATTTCCTCGACAATCATTATCTCGAATCTCTGGTCGATCCTTGATGCAGAGCTGCCTAATGGTTTGCCGCACGCCCTTGCACTCAATTCCCGCAATACCTGTGGCCCCGGCGACGGCGTTCGCATCCTCGTATTCGTGGACATCGCCGCCGCCGCTCAGATTGATGTGTTCAACATCGCGCCGCTAACCTATGTTCTCGCGTCGGCAGAAATCGGACGGGAGACACACGGGAGTGGCGGTGGCAACCTCGGACTTGACCTCGAGGTGGCCGGCGGTCTCCTGACTGACCTTTTGCTTGAAGATCTTGGGGGCCTTTGTCTTGGAGCCAACTTCATGCTGGAAACAAAGGCGGTAGCACTCGCCCATTGA
- a CDS encoding RNA pyrophosphohydrolase, which translates to MTPEEIDNLPYRPCVGVVVLNDDGQIFGGERIDTPGAWQMPQGGIDKGESARDAALRELVEETSIPAVAVAIVGESAGWLRYDLPAEVIPHRWQGRYRGQEQKWFLMQFSGQDSDVRIDTVDPEFSRWQWMSSEEMLESIVPFKRSLYADVFREFNLS; encoded by the coding sequence ATGACACCGGAAGAAATTGACAATCTTCCATACCGGCCATGCGTCGGTGTGGTTGTCCTGAATGACGATGGCCAAATCTTTGGTGGCGAAAGGATTGACACGCCGGGCGCCTGGCAGATGCCACAGGGCGGGATCGACAAGGGCGAGAGTGCAAGGGATGCCGCTTTGCGTGAGCTTGTCGAGGAAACTTCCATTCCAGCTGTTGCCGTAGCGATCGTAGGCGAGAGTGCTGGTTGGCTGCGCTACGATCTGCCTGCCGAGGTGATCCCGCACCGCTGGCAGGGCAGATACCGTGGGCAGGAGCAGAAGTGGTTTCTGATGCAGTTTAGCGGCCAGGACTCCGATGTTCGCATTGACACTGTCGATCCGGAGTTCAGCCGTTGGCAGTGGATGTCGTCTGAAGAGATGCTGGAGAGCATCGTACCTTTCAAGCGAAGTCTCTATGCCGACGTCTTTCGGGAATTCAATCTGAGCTGA
- a CDS encoding S41 family peptidase — protein MKRLLLAASIGTIAGVLVTSQLAGPIVAQELDRERVTYQQLDLFGDIFERIRSSYVEDVDEKELIESAINGMLSSLDPHSSYLPPDDYTDMRVQTKGEFGGLGIEVTQENGFVKVVSPIDDTPAARAGVQAGDLITHVDGEPVLGLNLNEAVDLMRGPVGSDILITIVREGDDEPFDLTLTRDTIRISAVRGRTESDAVVLRVTTFNEQTYPNLEEELQKQVEELGGMENVSGFVIDLRNNPGGLLNQAIMVSDAFLEAGEIVSTRGRDPRDSDRYNAEAGDLAEGKPMVVLINSGSASASEIVAGALQDHRRAVVVGTKSFGKGSVQTIVPLQGNGAMRLTTARYYTPSGRSIQNLGVAPDIIVEQRPAEPEEEESEDSVALQRRSEADLRGSLSNDSLSEDELKLLEEEREEAEAAAKQRADDQQLAYALDVLRGLSVLSRAE, from the coding sequence ATGAAACGACTTCTTCTTGCGGCTTCCATCGGCACGATTGCCGGTGTTCTCGTGACAAGCCAACTCGCGGGACCCATCGTCGCACAAGAGTTGGATCGTGAGCGGGTGACCTATCAGCAACTCGATCTCTTCGGCGACATTTTCGAACGTATCCGCTCCTCCTATGTAGAAGATGTGGACGAGAAGGAGCTGATCGAGAGCGCAATCAACGGAATGCTCTCCTCGCTTGATCCGCATTCCAGCTATCTGCCGCCGGACGATTATACCGATATGCGGGTACAGACGAAGGGCGAGTTCGGCGGCCTCGGCATCGAAGTGACACAAGAGAACGGCTTCGTGAAGGTCGTTTCACCTATCGATGACACACCGGCAGCGCGTGCCGGAGTTCAGGCTGGGGATCTCATTACTCATGTGGACGGTGAGCCTGTCCTCGGGCTGAACCTGAACGAAGCTGTGGATCTCATGCGGGGACCTGTTGGTTCCGATATCCTGATCACCATCGTTCGCGAGGGCGATGACGAACCTTTCGACCTAACATTGACCCGAGACACCATTCGCATCTCGGCCGTGCGGGGACGGACAGAGAGTGATGCGGTTGTACTGCGTGTGACGACCTTCAACGAACAGACCTATCCGAACCTCGAAGAGGAACTGCAAAAGCAGGTAGAGGAGTTGGGTGGCATGGAGAATGTGTCCGGTTTCGTGATCGACCTGCGGAACAACCCAGGTGGATTGCTAAACCAGGCGATCATGGTTTCGGATGCCTTCCTGGAAGCTGGTGAAATTGTTTCGACCCGTGGTCGCGATCCGCGTGACAGCGATCGCTATAACGCAGAGGCCGGTGATCTTGCGGAAGGCAAGCCGATGGTCGTTCTGATCAACAGTGGGTCGGCTTCTGCTTCTGAAATTGTTGCCGGCGCGTTGCAGGATCACCGGCGGGCGGTCGTCGTCGGCACAAAGAGTTTTGGTAAGGGGTCGGTTCAGACGATCGTACCCTTGCAGGGAAATGGAGCTATGCGCCTGACGACCGCGCGGTATTACACACCGTCGGGACGCTCGATTCAGAACCTTGGGGTGGCGCCTGATATAATTGTGGAACAACGTCCGGCGGAGCCTGAAGAGGAGGAGAGCGAGGACAGCGTTGCGCTGCAGCGGCGCTCCGAAGCAGATCTGCGCGGGTCGTTGTCAAACGACAGCCTCAGCGAGGACGAGCTGAAATTGCTGGAAGAAGAACGTGAGGAAGCCGAGGCAGCAGCCAAGCAGCGTGCCGACGATCAGCAGCTCGCCTATGCGCTGGATGTTTTGCGTGGATTGTCTGTACTGAGCCGCGCCGAATAA
- a CDS encoding murein hydrolase activator EnvC family protein has protein sequence MIRTLVLVLLLAVPNAAKSDGLADASAALNRADEALIAASGLEDRRVALSDAVIAYEEAHRSLRVAMSATGAEQRRQARLLRAEMAELAPVLAALQRISQRSEPLFAFGSGEPRHIALAALLLERASGAATSRVKLLRGRLAELSGLRNTGAEIGKQIEATTQALKAAAAQLSEESAMVAPDTPGFGQDAANLAALAAALDGVPDPLASDDSPLAALDVPVPGEVLLSFEEATPNGIRRPGLTIAVAPAQLLVTPLSATVRFAGELDSYGTVVIVEPDPGVLFVFAGMGDLLVTAGTEIVGGTGLGFLPGVHEEFLVGDEESDSNLEPQSLYIEVRVNGTPVDPARWFAYENEE, from the coding sequence ATGATACGTACGCTCGTTCTTGTCTTGCTGCTTGCAGTGCCCAACGCGGCCAAGTCCGATGGCCTCGCGGATGCTTCAGCAGCGCTGAACCGTGCGGATGAAGCCTTGATCGCAGCTTCGGGCCTGGAGGACAGGCGTGTAGCCCTCTCCGACGCAGTAATAGCTTACGAGGAAGCGCATCGCTCATTGAGAGTGGCCATGAGTGCGACGGGTGCCGAGCAACGGCGGCAGGCACGGTTGCTGCGCGCCGAAATGGCTGAATTGGCACCGGTTCTCGCGGCCTTGCAGCGGATTTCCCAACGCTCTGAACCACTTTTTGCCTTTGGTTCGGGAGAGCCGAGGCACATTGCGCTGGCGGCCTTGCTTCTGGAGAGGGCCAGCGGAGCGGCGACGTCACGCGTGAAGTTGCTGCGCGGGCGCTTGGCCGAGTTGTCGGGACTGCGCAATACAGGTGCGGAAATCGGAAAGCAGATTGAAGCGACGACTCAAGCTCTAAAGGCGGCCGCTGCACAGCTGTCCGAAGAAAGTGCAATGGTGGCGCCGGATACACCGGGGTTTGGCCAGGATGCAGCGAACCTTGCAGCCCTTGCGGCGGCACTTGATGGGGTGCCCGACCCGCTTGCAAGTGACGATTCACCACTGGCAGCGCTGGACGTGCCAGTGCCGGGCGAAGTCTTACTGTCGTTCGAGGAGGCGACGCCGAACGGTATTCGTCGCCCAGGCCTCACAATTGCCGTCGCCCCAGCGCAACTATTGGTGACACCTCTCTCTGCCACAGTCCGTTTCGCCGGTGAACTTGACAGCTACGGCACTGTGGTGATTGTGGAGCCCGACCCTGGCGTGCTCTTCGTGTTCGCGGGGATGGGCGACCTGCTGGTCACAGCGGGGACTGAGATTGTGGGAGGAACTGGCCTTGGTTTTCTGCCTGGTGTTCACGAAGAATTTTTGGTCGGCGACGAAGAGAGTGATAGCAACCTTGAGCCACAATCGCTCTATATTGAGGTCAGAGTGAACGGTACTCCGGTCGACCCGGCCCGTTGGTTCGCGTATGAAAACGAGGAATGA
- the gpmI gene encoding 2,3-bisphosphoglycerate-independent phosphoglycerate mutase has translation MRPVVLAILDGWGLRSEAEANAVALADTPNFDRLWESCPHTQLSAHGNAVGLPEGQMGNSEVGHTNIGAGRVVWMDLPKIDNAIANGSFAENPALLSFIEKLKASGGAAHLAGLVSPGGVHAHQRHILEATKIIAAAGVPVKVHAFLDGRDVPPRSAAHQIGQTEGLMPDGAELATICGRFFAMDRDNRWDRVGEAYSLLVRGEGSRADSAVDAIEAAYAKDTTDEFMTPTALGDYAGMADGDGLFFLNFRADRAREILSALAAPKFDDFDRGTPPKFAAVLGMVEYSTAHNDFMEVMFPSEEIVNTLGSYLSGLGKKQFRIAETEKYPHVTFFLNGGDEVPAEGEARYMAPSPKVRTYDMQPEMSAAEVTEHLVEAVRSGVYDLIVVNYANPDMVGHTGDLEAAKAACAEVDRGIGKLVATLEDTGGALLLTADHGNCEVMIDPETGGPHTAHTLNPVPLILVGGPDGATLKAGGKLGDLAPSLLQLLGLPQPDEMTGIPLIEVV, from the coding sequence ATGAGACCGGTGGTTCTGGCAATTCTCGACGGATGGGGGCTGCGCTCCGAGGCAGAGGCCAACGCTGTTGCCTTGGCCGATACACCCAATTTCGATCGGCTGTGGGAGAGTTGCCCTCACACCCAGCTTTCGGCCCATGGAAATGCCGTCGGCCTGCCAGAGGGTCAGATGGGCAATTCCGAGGTCGGCCATACCAACATCGGTGCGGGTCGCGTCGTCTGGATGGACTTGCCGAAGATAGACAATGCAATTGCCAATGGCTCATTTGCCGAAAATCCTGCGCTACTGAGCTTCATCGAAAAACTCAAAGCGTCAGGTGGTGCGGCGCATCTCGCCGGTCTGGTTTCGCCCGGCGGTGTTCATGCACATCAGCGTCATATTCTCGAAGCAACGAAAATCATTGCGGCAGCCGGAGTTCCGGTAAAGGTTCATGCATTTCTGGATGGGCGGGATGTGCCGCCTCGCTCCGCTGCACACCAGATCGGCCAAACCGAGGGTCTGATGCCCGACGGTGCCGAGCTTGCTACGATTTGTGGCCGTTTCTTCGCGATGGATAGGGACAACCGTTGGGATCGCGTGGGCGAAGCCTATTCCCTACTGGTGCGGGGCGAAGGCTCGCGTGCTGACTCAGCCGTGGACGCAATCGAGGCCGCCTATGCCAAGGACACGACAGACGAGTTCATGACGCCAACCGCGCTGGGTGACTATGCAGGCATGGCGGATGGTGATGGCTTGTTTTTCTTGAACTTTCGAGCGGATCGGGCAAGGGAAATACTCTCTGCGCTAGCGGCCCCGAAGTTCGACGATTTTGATCGTGGAACGCCGCCAAAGTTTGCCGCGGTTCTCGGCATGGTCGAATACTCGACCGCCCACAACGATTTCATGGAAGTGATGTTTCCGAGCGAGGAGATCGTCAACACACTCGGCAGCTATCTTTCCGGACTGGGCAAGAAGCAGTTCCGGATTGCGGAAACAGAGAAGTATCCGCACGTTACCTTTTTCCTGAATGGCGGCGATGAAGTGCCCGCCGAAGGTGAAGCTCGTTACATGGCTCCGAGTCCGAAAGTCAGGACTTACGATATGCAGCCAGAAATGAGTGCAGCGGAGGTGACTGAACACTTGGTAGAGGCGGTCCGCTCGGGCGTATACGATCTGATCGTGGTCAACTATGCGAACCCGGATATGGTGGGCCACACCGGTGATCTGGAAGCGGCAAAGGCTGCCTGTGCCGAAGTCGACCGGGGTATCGGCAAGCTAGTTGCCACTCTGGAAGATACTGGTGGAGCGCTGCTGCTGACGGCCGACCACGGCAATTGCGAAGTCATGATCGATCCGGAAACCGGCGGGCCCCATACCGCCCACACACTAAACCCGGTTCCGCTGATACTGGTCGGCGGACCGGATGGTGCGACGCTGAAGGCAGGCGGCAAACTTGGCGACCTCGCACCGAGCCTCTTGCAACTCTTGGGCCTGCCACAGCCGGACGAGATGACCGGGATACCGCTGATCGAGGTGGTATGA
- the rlmH gene encoding 23S rRNA (pseudouridine(1915)-N(3))-methyltransferase RlmH gives MRVTICAVGRLRAGPEFTLVSEYLDRFGKSGRGLGLGPASVREVESKKGGGMVAEGKLLAAVLPENSVRVVLDERGKTLNSREFAELLRRWRDEGRRDCAFLIGGADGVEKGLRQEADIALSFGSMVWPHMLARVMLAEQLYRAASILSGSPYHRE, from the coding sequence ATGCGCGTTACCATCTGTGCAGTGGGCCGCCTGCGGGCAGGACCTGAATTCACGCTTGTGTCTGAATACCTTGATCGCTTCGGAAAGAGCGGGCGTGGCCTTGGCCTCGGCCCCGCATCGGTGCGTGAGGTGGAGTCCAAAAAGGGCGGTGGCATGGTCGCGGAGGGCAAGTTGTTGGCCGCGGTATTGCCCGAAAATTCGGTGCGTGTGGTGCTGGATGAACGGGGTAAAACCTTGAATTCGCGAGAGTTTGCCGAGTTGTTGCGGCGATGGCGAGACGAGGGTCGGCGTGATTGTGCATTCCTCATCGGCGGTGCCGACGGCGTAGAAAAAGGGTTGCGTCAGGAGGCTGACATTGCCCTCAGTTTTGGCAGCATGGTCTGGCCGCACATGCTGGCAAGAGTAATGCTCGCCGAGCAATTGTATCGGGCGGCTTCGATTCTGTCGGGAAGCCCATATCACAGGGAATGA
- the rsfS gene encoding ribosome silencing factor has translation MLDLVLQSLDDDKAEDVVAIDLAGKSEIADHMVIASGRSSRQVVAIAEKLTDRVKSATGQPAKLEGKDGGDWVLIDCGDVVVHVFRPEVREFYQLEKMWLPAGKPAD, from the coding sequence ATGCTCGATCTGGTTCTGCAATCCCTTGATGATGACAAGGCCGAAGACGTGGTCGCAATTGATCTCGCTGGTAAGTCCGAAATCGCTGATCATATGGTGATCGCGTCGGGAAGATCTTCAAGACAAGTCGTTGCCATCGCCGAGAAGCTGACGGATCGCGTCAAGAGCGCGACCGGCCAGCCGGCGAAGCTTGAAGGTAAGGATGGTGGCGATTGGGTGCTGATCGACTGCGGCGACGTTGTCGTTCACGTCTTCCGACCTGAAGTGCGCGAATTTTATCAGTTGGAAAAGATGTGGTTGCCTGCCGGTAAGCCCGCCGACTGA